Proteins encoded within one genomic window of Bos indicus x Bos taurus breed Angus x Brahman F1 hybrid chromosome 18, Bos_hybrid_MaternalHap_v2.0, whole genome shotgun sequence:
- the LOC113875950 gene encoding leukocyte immunoglobulin-like receptor subfamily A member 6, which yields MGQDHAGSYRCYYSTPTGWSEPSDPLELVVTGPYGKPSLSALPSPVVTLGRNVTLKCGSRRGFNRFLLTKKGEDEVSWTLDGQRSPDGQTQALFPVGPVTPGHGWTFRCYGFYRHTPRVWSAPSDPLELLVPGLSGKPSLLTPQGPVVTSGQNLTLRCHSDVGYTRVALSKEGGQDLPQRSAQRPQRGLAQADFPLGPVGTVHGGRYRCYGGHGLSSEWSAPSEPLELLVAGRLRDSPSLLVQPGPSVAPGENVTLLCQSGNRMDTFLLSKEGAAHHPLRLRSKDQDGRYQAEFSLSPVTSAHRGTYRCYGSLSTDPYLLSQPSEPLALVVSDYTVQNLIRMGLVASVLLLLGVLLCQARHDHGGALDAARS from the exons ATGGGACAGGACCACGCAGGGAGCTATCGGTGCTACTACAGCACCCCCACTGGCTGGTCAGAGCCCAGTGACCCCCTGGAGCTGGTGGTGACAG GACCCTACGGCAAACCCAGCCTCTCAGCCTTGCCGAGCCCTGTGGTGACCTTGGGAAGGAACGTGACCCTCAAGTGTGGCTCCCGTCGGGGATTTAACAGATTCCTTCTGACCAAGAAAGGAGAAGACGAGGTCTCTTGGACCCTGGATGGACAGCGAAGCCCCGACGGGCAGACCCAGGCCCTGTTCCCCGTGGGCCCCGTGACCCCCGGGCACGGGTGGACGTTCAGATGCTACGGCTTTTACAGGCACACCCCCCGGGTGTGGTCAGCCCCCAGCGACCCCCTGGAGCTCCTGGTCCCAG GGctgtctgggaagccctccctcctGACCCCGCAGGGCCCTGTCGTCACCTCTGGACAGAACCTGACCCTCAGGTGTCACTCTGATGTCGGCTATACCAGAGTCGCTCTGTCCAAGGAGGGGGGACAGGACCTCCCCCAGCGCTCTGCCCAGAGGCCCCAGCGGGGGCTCGCTCAGGCCGACTTCCCCCTGGGCCCTGTGGGCACCGTCCACGGGGGCCGGTACAGATGCTACGGTGGACACGGCCTCTCCTCCGAGTGGTCGGCCCCCAGTGAGCCCCTGGAGCTGCTGGTGGCAG GACGGCTCAGAGACAGCCCCTCCCTCTTGGTGCAGCCGGGCCCCTCAGTGGCCCCGGGGGAGAATGTGACCCTGCTGTGTCAGTCAGGAAACAGGATGGACACTTTCCTTCTGTCCAAGGAGGGGGCAGCCCATCACCCCCTGCGTCTGCGCTCCAAGGACCAAGACGGGCGGTACCAGGCCGAGTTCTCCTTGAGCCCTGTGACCTCAGCCCACAGGGGCACCTACAGGTGCTACGGCTCACTCAGCACAGACCCCTACCTGCTGTCACAGCCCAGTGAGCCCCTGGCGCTTGTGGTCTCAG ACTACACGGTGCAGAATCTCATCCGGATGGGCCTCGTGGCCTCGGTCCTGCTGCTCCTCGGGGTCCTGCTCTGCCAGGCTCGGCACGACCACGGAGGAGCCCTAGATGCTGCCCGGAGCTGA